The following nucleotide sequence is from Mytilus trossulus isolate FHL-02 chromosome 9, PNRI_Mtr1.1.1.hap1, whole genome shotgun sequence.
TTCACATAAATTCTGAGAGGAATACAATAACTGACATGAAAAATCCAGACTTCGaataaactgattgaaatattatgtcCCAATAATTGGTAATTAAGTGACATTCATGGCATCATTGAGTTCCATCAGCTAAAACTGCGCACACAAATGAATGTGCAATGGTATTCACATCAAGTAACATGTTTCAACAACGGCATATCTGAAATCTTTTTCCAAACatctgaatattttattttgtttttacctttatattattaattacCTTATTAATTTTATGTTCAACAACAACTTATCATGTTAGTCTGCCTAATTTTATAAAATCCCAAAAACTTATTAtcaaattgagcgacaaaatatatgcaatacacatattaactatttataaatgttttaaacctTATAACAAgccatgaatatatataaaaaaaaaagaagatgtggtatgattgccaattagacaactatccacaaaagaccaaaatgacacagacattaacaaatataggtcaccgtacggccttcaacaatggacaaagcccataccgcatagtcagctataaaaggcccctatacgacaatgtaaaacattcaaTAAAGCTTTCCTTTGAATTGACaatagttatttaaattttatatgttttatttatacttacatttcaaacttgaaaataaaCGAAGAAAATTAACTGTTACATGTGAGAGTTTTGACTGAACGTATGTTCAGTGATTCCATAGGctagaataattaaaaatccTAAACTTTTTTGTAACAATTGAAAAGCTGATAAAATCAAAAAAGATGTAATTGatgtattgattgatttgtATTTAACGCCAAATTCATTACTTTTTTGCTCTTTTTGTGACGGTAAGTTTTTCTTGTTGGAAGAAGTTTTAGTGTTCAAGAGAGCACCGACCCTCGataggaaaattaacaattctaatcatttaattttaaagccGCGTACACCTACGCTGTGCAGGATTCGAATTTTCTAATTGAGTGACAGGCTATTGATATATTAGTTAGGACTCCATTGACCAATCGACCGAGGCGCTTTCAATAGGACATAATAAAGTTTAGCTACATGAAGCTACTAGTATAATACcaataatgaaaattaattcttttgataaaatggacttttggatggagagttgttttcTTGGCACTAatactacatcttcctatatctatgtaaatgGATAAGGGTATACAATTATCTCTTGACAATTAATGAGGTTTTTTCACGAATTATGAGGCGCATCTTACGAGTTTTAAGTTAATCTTAAACTAGGCTTTTGAGCGTATTTTCAGtatcaaattcatttaaattaaaattaaacgaTGATGAATTTTCTTTTGGACAAATCAAATATACACGTTATTATTTAGAAATACATTTAGtcattatttgtacatgtatattttttaaatgtttttatatgaaaaataaatttggtgaCATCATGTGCAATTTTGTATTTAGGAAAACATTACAAGGAAGTggtttcttatttttattatatatttacatatgacTACATCAATTAACTCGTTAAAGTACAATGATGTAATATGTAAGTGAACAAACGTAAGCATCATCTGCTTAATATTTCGTAGCACCTGAGAACACACCCGGATTTTAAcgggattcgtgttgctcggTCTTTAATatgctgttttgttttgtgtactgttgtttgtctttatcttaTTCTCTTTTCCGGCATGGCGTTGTCCGTTTATTTACcacttatgagtttgattgttccTTATGGCATCTAACGAATCTATAGTACAATGATTGAAACAATCTGAAAGGTTAATATGATTAACTTACATGAacgttttgtaaaattttaacagAAACCCTGATAAGTGAATTTCGACTGTTACTCAAAAtggataataaaaataattgtcaaaagagttattaaatgaatttattgtGTCCCTTTGGTAAATTaagtaaaatcttttttttgtcgtttttggtaaaaaggtaaatttaagaaattacaaaaacatatatcCGATGGTAGACAAATGTATGtgaggcttttttttttagaatttagcACAGcagaattatattaaaataatataactatgtgttttaattaatataatcaCATGCCGTTTAGTATTGGTCAATTCAAGTCTTGATTTATATTGTGGTAATTTGTTATATATCAacttatataaatttgaaaactggtaCACACTTTCAAACACCAAATCATTAAATGtaatgtaattgttttaaaagcTGTGCTATTAATATTACAGTTCCATGTTAGCCCTTTATAGCTGTAAACAACATGACATGTAGCAATGATAAACAAACGTATAAAGTCTTAGGATTGCTGTATCATGAATTTCATAAATCTCGACAATTTCTCGGTCCATTTTTTTTCGCTGTTAGATTTTACCCTCTTTTTGTATCGAAACTATCAGCGATTACACAGTAGAAAAAATACAATGACAGCTATCAAAGCaatatcaaaactattcaagcttgtttttctatataaagGATGTCacgtttatttctttttcatatgattatatttcaaaaatatttttatacaaatattgacaaaatgtaTTCGTTTACATGCAATGTGTATACGtgatttataatcctggtacttttgataactatttatccAACAGAGAATAAAGATAATTTGATTACCTTAAGATTAAATtgattaaggaatgactgtattatttttctgtctatgaagaaataacataatcaatttggtgcacactgaataacgcgcgtagcggatTATTTTGCAGTGTGcacaacattttttatgttatttcgaatagacagaaacaatattacagtcatttcttataatttaattctaaattccattttaaaccatagAAAGCTATGAAAAAATATGATCACGGTCACattacaaaattatgtctatgggcctgaacaaaataacgtcagccaatcagaagacgcattacatccaaaattaaattattagtaAATATACTCGCAAAACCGCTAGCTTACGATTTACGAAAAACTATAAGTTCTtcttaattttcatgaaaaatcataattttcaacttttatagGTTTTATAACGAACGAGAATTGGATATCGCTTAATATCAACTCGGATTCATTATGATAATGAACGAGACTAAGCAAGTTTATAAGTACAAGTactataattaaatattgaGAGTTTATATCAAGATATCCAATTCTCAAGAGCTGTTCAACCTAATTTCATTATGGTCAACACTCTCATTGcgttaaattataaattccGAGCATTGATAGTCTAGTCTTTTGCACATACCTGTATGATTTCAAATGTCCTGTTCAAGTCGAAATTTAGTAtcagacattttaaaactaCGTTTATGATtcagaatttaataaaaatttgacaatatgaatattatcatttaagaaatcttcataattctagatattaaaaacaaaatataacagtaaATTTGCACAATTTATAGTTCAATTGagattattttattagataagtcttcaattgaattaaatacggtgttttgtatattattgaaAGAAATCACATATGGCGGTTGCCATGACAccgtttaaacatttaaacgtCATCAATGACCTCACGAATATTCAACGGAATCGTCGTAAATTCCTCTCACAATGCTGGATAAGCCAATCAAATTCAGGCAGTTCTTGAATCACTATTTCGTATCACCTTCTTTGTAGTGTGATACGAGAAATATCTCTTTATGCAAGAAATAGAAAACAGGCCACAATCATAACAgaaatatatagatttatataatCCAATAGAAACAACCCTTTTAGTTAAAGTTTGGATTTACATGTATGCAGATCGATTAGATCTTTTTCTTTATCTCCCTCAGTCTGATTCAATTAACTTGGATCGAGATTATATATAAAGGTAATAACGGTATATATgaacttcttttctttttgtggAAATCTGTCTTGAGATTGTTGGTCTTTCAAATTCAactaaatcatagactctgtatatattaaatggaatgtgggtacacttcctgtcattcatgtttacggagcgcttaacgtgccagttggatattcaaaatgtaTAGTGAAAAcatacctgagaccgcttaaatgagggtgagaccctcCTGGTCTTTCAATTTCCATAAACTTCAactaaatcatagactctgtatatatacagGTTGTATTATACCTTTTCAGCAATTGTCCACACCTACATTTGAGAACGACTACGACAGGTAAGatgttaattgaaaataatagtATTGATTActattgattttattgtttgaaatttatcTAATTGATAATGATACAACTTTCAAACAATCCAAATGACATGGATTGTTGTAATTTAGTATGAAGAAAAGGATGATCTTAAAATTGCCTTTCATCTTTTGAGACGTTGAGTCTTTagatcacaggcacttgtctaagaaaaaaaatcctttatacCTTGTgtaatattaaggtatataggattttttttctgagacaagtgcctgtgaactAGATGTCTTAGTGCAGTTTGGAATATGAAAACAATGTTTTTCTGTCATTGAAGTTTACAAGGGCGGCacatgtttatttcaatttctatcAGTTTTTGCCTTGGGTGCCTCTATAATGCACAAACtactatataattttttaattcattgattTTGTGTCTATATTCACCGATGACACGATTAAATTTTCTACACTTTATCTTCAAATGTTGTTTGGCTTACGGTTAATCTGAGGTGTTGTAATAGGGgttacttaaggtggtatgggagtctaaaataaaaatgatggattttttttatactttgccaaaacgtagtatctattgatatatgttgaaaaatataataaaaatgataggtcaccgtgcattttttcgagctacaggacgtgacaaaatgacaaattttgtatagattatacaggaaaaaacaccattttgtgattagaaactaaacaaaatgatagaattgttaaatacttaaggaaaagatagctttcagacactgctttgagaatatcaaaagaaaagatggggtcaccgtacgttttttccggcttaaatacaaaatagaaaaattccatgtagaatccttcagaaaatgcactgttttagagttacctccccttaaaatgcaaattttaaaaaataattaaacaccCCAAAATAATCAagatttgcaaaaatattaatatttataagttatactCTCATacattggttcttttaaatgaaaattcatattaaatatctgcattcctgcatcaaattttgctaatttgatagaaaatatggacctttggttctctgttttttacaatccaagatggaggaagacacccataccaccttaagagtAACAATTGGTATATATGTAagactcaaatctatggtgggTGCCCTGTAAACTGTCGAGAGATGTTGAAAATGTCTATTAGAAGGTTTTCACAGAATAATGTTATCTTCTATATCTACTGAGGCCTTAGATTGTCTCTTTTCAGCTAACACTTGTCAAAATtataggacaaagggcacagggcaatggctAGAGACCCCTGATCCCTCAATCTTTCTGAGAGTATGCAGAAATTTAGTTAATAGGTGATTTAAGGGAATTAGGGAACACCTCCTGTCGTCAATGTTTACGGAGCGCTTAacgtgccagttggatattcaaaatttatagtGAAAGACTGCCTGAGACCGCCTCAaggagggtgagacccccctggtctatCAATGTGCATAAAATTCAACTCAATCATCGACTCTGTACATAGAAAGGATGTATCAGAAGGATCTCACAGAATTATGTCATCTTCGATATCTACAGAGGGattagattgtcacttttcatcTAAAAATGTCTAAGTTTTAGGACAAAAGACACTGGGAAATTACGAGGGTTCGCTGAATTGTCAATCTCTCTAGTATAATGCAGACATTTATttaataggtagatacaaacgtgattAAAGGGTATATGGGTAAACTTCTTGTCTTCCATGTTTACGGAGGGCCCGAATTCGTCCAATTTTATGTACAGAAAGAACATGGAGGTATGACCGTTATTTGAGTGGTATTAGGTAGATTTGCActatatatttctgttttttaggcttcttatattaatttctatatttatttctcaATGTTTCTAGAGTAATcggtatttgattttttttaaattagatattaaataacatttttgatgtcgttttattgatataaacctTTGTctcataaagacaaatatgcaaagTACATAAGCATTGATAAttagggtttatattcgaggacaacgagagtttaactatgaaaatcatgctttaaatgttatcaaatattttatttatttttgattttcaaagaaatttgaatatcaaaccgACTGCTGGTAGCCGAATATCGAGTATCGAATGTCAAACCCCGGATGCTAACTTCACATCAATTTACTCTCCacttattcttttaatttctcCACTGTTTTACCGATTATTTGTCCTATTGGTGTATGGACTCAGAATATGATAACATTTAGAataaaatggggaatatgtcaaagagacagcaacccaaaaagcagacaacagccgaaggccaccaatgggtcttcaatgcagcgagaaactcccgaaCCCGGAGGCGTGGTTCAgcttaataaaaatgtataatagttcagtgataatggacgtcatactaaactccgaaatatacacgagaaactaaaattgaataTCATACAacactaacaaagaccagagacTCATGACTTCGGATATGCGAAAAAAAAGCGGCGgggtttattaaaaaaaataatttagaaaacaaattttcagtTATCGTATTTGTAAATGTCTTATAATCAATCAGCTTCATAACGTAAACCGAcggatatatcaaattgatcacttcattgattgattgtaaCTGTGGCGTCCGGGAAAATATAACCCAcattgagttttttttaatgttcttttaagcaaaaagtaaaatcacaaaaatattgaacttcgaggaaattcaaaacagagactgaaaataaaatgagaggtttagctagctataaaaccaggttaaatcccaaattttctacataagaaaatgtctgtgccaggtcaggaatatgaaattttattttcaatcgcATCAAATTTCAATACCTCTTCACATTTCTTCATGTTTACAATCCCCTGATTTTCAAATGCCTTGCTTGAGCAAATAACTGTTCCTTAAGAATGAACATCCATGAATGAACTTTTGACtcactaaattttcaaattgtcaaaGTCATTCAACAGATGACCTTTTGAATTaatacttatacatgtatacatttgatatttgacAGTGATTCCAATATTTTCCCAAAATAGTCTAACGCTCCTTTGAATTAGTATACAACATAAACATTTTGACCTTAAGTCTTAGATACATGATTTTGTGTTTAGATGTTATTGGATAATATAAACTAGCTGATAATAGCAATAAGAACTCTCAGATATGGAGttgtattcataaaaaaaaaaaactactaacACTGTAAGTCATGAATAAAACAGTAAACTAAAATCAAACTGACTTCTGTACTTTATATCTTATTTGTTTTGGGGACGCATCAATACCATGCCACACCCGGTCTGTGTTTTTGTATCTTGTTTTTCCGTCTTTTATCAAATTGatgaattaataataataaaaagaagatgtggtatgtttgccaatgagacaactatccacaaatgaccacaatgacacaaacattaaccactataggtcaccgtacggccttcaacaatgagcgaaccccataccgcatagtcacctataaaaggccccgataagacaatgtaaaacaattcaaacgagaaaactaacagcctcatttatgtaaaaaaaaaatgaaagaaaagaaaaaaaattaaaaaaaaattaattaagctCTCTTCAACGGATTTTTATAGTGTGTGCTCATTGTGAAAGGCGATCTATAATTGTAAACTTCTGTGCCATTTTGTTTCTGGTGAAAAGTGGTCACGTTGGCAATTATATCATAACTTCTTAAATCTATATTCAATGTCATATTCGGGACATCATCTTGACATGACACATGTTATGTATTTGGTACTGATAGAAACTCCCTGGCAGTTCCAGTTCCTATCCACATACTACTTTATACTAATGGAGTACAGGACAATAGTTCCGGAACGAAAACGACTACTGTAGGGAGTTTGGTACTGATATTCCCACCGgtatatcaaacaaaattaattgttgCATTTGCGTGCTTTTGTTCAAGGTTTCATTGAGTTCAATTCCATTGGAGATacgaaaatcttaaaaattgatgaaaacaacatacaaattttatgattttattaattCAATCACATAGTTATGTGGTTGATATACACCAGCAGAATTTTATCCTGCTAAAGGTTGTGTTTGGTGGTGGATCCAAGGGCGGCAAAGCAGTCTCATACATGAGCAACATTGCGGCAATCTTACATATCTTCGAACCAAACCATAGTGATGACAATAGATATAATAAAAGTATGTCTTATATGTAGATTGTCTGCAGGCTGTGATCCACGGGTAAAATGTATAGACTCCTGAGCAACTCCTACttctaaaaaacaaaacacaagatACATGTTAATTTAGATATGTCAAAGATATAATTTGATGTCTGGTGCTTTATCAAACGTAAAAAGATAATAACCTTTCATCTTTGagattttgttgaaataagcaTTTGAACCATGACAATTATGTAAAACAGTATGATAAAGAACAATTTACCATTTTTGTTTCTTGATTTGTAATGGTAACGTGAATGTTTAGCagttcttttatatttgaaatgttatGTTCATTTGCAATGCATGTAAAGAATCTGCGCAGCCTGCTGGAACATCTACAGATTTTGATGGCGTTTGCTTTGCTCAGTCTTGTGTTTTcccatgatgttttttttttcttttgattctTTTTCCCCCGTTTTGTACTTTGCGTTTGTCTCCAGCTAATGGGTATTTAAACCCTTTCTGTATCTTCTGCCTCTATAAGATTTACATATTGTGAAgcacatttttttgtgtaattattCAGAAAATTCTGtgtgtaatatattttttttttaaacttaatcttcgatttattacaaaaaaataaacaatttacattttataatatgtaatactTACCTGCAGGTATTATATCTAACACGGTAATGATGCCAATTAGATAACACCCAGCACATTCGATGATTGTACCAAAAGGCCCATCTCGGAAAGTAATAGTACCTACTATATGATGGGCACGTATCACTCCAGAAACTGAATGCTGTAAGGGAGTTAACAGATGACTTTGCAAGGGAAGCAGGCTTAACATCAGCAgttctgaaaattttatatcaacATGTATTTGTGGTTAATGCAAAACATTCACAGTGACATAATAAACTGAAAGAGTTTTATTGTaagtattcaatatatttaaCGTTAGAATATATTACTCGACAGAAAGTAATATTTGAGACGTTGCATTTTGCGATTTACACAGTataaaaagaccaaattgaggatttgataaaaaaaaaaaaaaaagattatgtcAGTTTTCTAATGTGGTTCTCGCTTAGGTcagatgataaaaaagacacgaACCACGTATGTTATATAAGTTTAATGGACAGTGGTCTATGTAGTTACTTCTGTTATCACTAGCCAGCCGAGGTTGAGTGATCGAACCCCGCTCGTGCGAAATTATTCGACTTCAATCTTAACTGACTAGTAtggtcagttttcctatcgaaggtcagTGGAGTTCTCTTGACACACACTTCGGATTCCTCCACTAATACAAAAATAGACGTCAAGAAAAAGCTTAAAATAGGCGTTTAAACacagaaaaatcaaaatcaaattgatgatttgaaaatttcaaacacgGACTTCATATTTTTATTCACAATACCTAGTTGTTTTAGTTATTTActatattttaagttttactTTCTGTCATCCGTCGTATAAAAAACGTTGATCAGATTCATGGTTCAAAGAaattattctaaaataaaaagcaaagaaagaaatatcaaatatatcgtTAATACTAAACGATCTACAAATTACATgagtatgtaaaaaaatataattgtgtacgagatttttttatatatttccacGAATACTTTGcatgactatttttttttaaatacctggTGGTGTATCTCTCATAAACACTACTTGCAAGAGTTACTTCCTTTTGTAGCTGAACTCTAATTGTGCTGGATGACCTACTTATAGCACTTCTAATAGCAGCGCTGGAAAAACAGATGAAGAGAGGTAAAGTAAAAACTGTATtgaatcaaataattaaatattataaagctTAGTGTTTTCCTATACTTTTTGATAATGTATATTGTTGTATTCGCGCTTTGTTAATTCACCCCAGAAATTTTAACCATGGGCGATTAAGATTTAGAACACTATTTGTTCATGTCATTTTTCAATCCCCTTCTGTGAAGTGGTATTGTCTTATCTAAGTGTTACTTGTTTTTTACTTGGATTATTAAGCTGCTAATGACAGATATGTAATCCCTCTATTACATTCTGTCCTGTCGCAATATGTTAGGATTTTTAAAACTTGGCCTTTTCcattgaatctttttttttaaatgctataCGGTACTCTCTTTGGTCACCTGGAGTTGTTGTTGTTTAGTTATAAGAAGAGATATAAGAgattcaaaactttataaatttgaaacaattgATGGAATTTTCCTAGCGGTTGCTTTAAatggacttttttttcaagcaaTAAGAAGATGTTTAGAATATATATAAcgtttaatatgtttaatttcttttgtaaTATCTATCTTTTGATCATTGCATACCGCTTATGTAATATTCTTTTCAGCTGATCATGTATTTAAGACATTATTCAGGTATGCATTTATTAAGGTTGCATTTTacaaaaagctttttttttaacattttatggCCCCTATTATATATTCAGTGGATCGATAAACAGTATTCGTTGAATCTAGGATCATAAAAGGTAAAGTTGAAGTGATCTCCCAGATAGCAATACTTTGTTGGGCCAACATTGGTGATTAGTTGGCACAGTTGGTAAACAGTTGGCAAGACAACAAGAGACCAACGTTGGTCCAACAACACTTAGCCAACAGTTATTTTGACATTGTTGGCCCCTCGTTGGCAAAACAACTTGGCACCAACTGTCATTTTTGTATGGTTGGCCAAATGTTGGCCCAACATTTTCTTACCAACTGTTATTTAAGTAGTTGGTCCAATTATATTCGACTTATGTCGTCCATTGGTTCAGTGTAAGATCTTCTGACCGAACCcactgaaccaattttaaacaaactttatttgaatgttCATTCTTAGGATATATGTCatgacaatattgaaatataagccAACATTGTGCCAACCATATGCCAACGTATTAAGTACCTATCTCCCCATTTTATACcacagatttttatttatttttaaatattatttcaaagtgAAAACAAAAAGATGTGCTCTTTATTCTCTTTAtctaatattttcaaatctgtGTAGTCATCTAAATGTATTTATCTTAatgtttgaatattgttttgagcaagcaaaaaatatttaaaaccagcccaaaacaataaataaaatttgaatatagttgcatttgaaatataatcaTTAATTTCATCTGTTCAATTGACACGAGTGCATTTCTCTACTCTCCAATTGACAGTTGATTGTATAATATCTATATACATTGCAGTATGATCCATAATATACTGATTactaataaattataataaggAAAGCATAATAAAACGTTATTAAAGACGTTGGCAAATATTAGTACGACCAACATGGCCCAACATAATTTCAAAACTAGACTACGTTGGTAGACTGTTGGCAAACAGTTAACATTGTTGGCAGATTGTTGGCAAATAGTTAACTTTGTTGGCATACTGATGTTCGCCCAACAAAAACCCAACATGTTGGGCCAACGAAGGGCCGATGAGCAAAATGACGGTGGCCCAACATAGTTTTCCAACGTTGGCCCAACAATGTTGCCAACAGAATGCCAACGTGGGCCCAACACATGTTTGCTATCTGGGCTGTGTTGACATTGTGCGGCCAACAACATACATTTAGGTGTTTGATCAAGAATATCCGTGTCGACTGCACGATGAATACGGGTACCGTAAATTCGCTAAAGTACAAATCCCGTCCCTTCGTCACTATAACATAATTCGCATGGGACTTATTTTTACGTTTTACGAAAACGAAAACAGTTTATACGCGTGGAGCAGGACATTATTCCATTGCCTGACCAACTGAACCCACTACTTTTGTTGGTAAGGTAATATCTGCAAAGTGTTCAACGAACTAAGGTTAGTTTTCGTATAGCTTAAAAACGACAGGATTTGGAAAGCCATACACAGAATGTGATGTTTTTTAGCATTTAGCACTATCTCTAACTTTGGACtgatcaattaatttttttgtcaagtAAAATAGTTCcaaattttaatgacaaacatttaaacaatatgGATTAATACGTATCACTAGTTGTaggtaaattattttatgatacCTAATATGTATGTCCAGTTATTTATGAATGATCGTTGTAAAGGGATAGTGCTTCGGCTCTAATTTGT
It contains:
- the LOC134683831 gene encoding uncharacterized protein LOC134683831, whose protein sequence is MRLYITLCLVIIGVYAADAQLHTSVPISNQRCIQPREYSEPALVQVSSRQSGVYPAAAIRSAISRSSSTIRVQLQKEVTLASSVYERYTTRTADVKPASLAKSSVNSLTAFSFWSDTCPSYSRYYYFPRWAFWYNHRMCWVLSNWHHYRVRYNTCRSRSCSGVYTFYPWITACRQSTYKTYFYYIYCHHYGLVRRYVRLPQCCSCMRLLCRPWIHHQTQPLAG